In Flavobacterium endoglycinae, one DNA window encodes the following:
- a CDS encoding TrmH family RNA methyltransferase, translating into MQLTHEENQFERKTFPITLVCDHIYFQQNIGSLFRISEAFGVENIIFLGKDIPLTPRKINKTSRSTHLHVPHQIIEENAALIEYLQKNDFEIIALEIASNSKPLKEVVIPQNKKTALLIGNEISGISEDLLEISHQIVHINMFGKNSSMNVVQAASIALYEITSL; encoded by the coding sequence GTGCAGCTTACCCACGAAGAAAACCAGTTTGAACGAAAAACTTTTCCGATAACTTTAGTCTGCGATCATATTTATTTTCAGCAGAATATTGGTTCACTTTTTAGAATTTCAGAAGCTTTTGGCGTAGAAAATATCATCTTTTTAGGAAAAGATATTCCGCTTACGCCAAGAAAAATCAACAAAACTTCCCGAAGCACACATCTTCATGTACCGCATCAGATTATTGAAGAAAACGCAGCATTAATTGAATATCTGCAGAAAAATGATTTCGAAATTATTGCCTTAGAAATCGCAAGTAACAGCAAACCGTTGAAAGAAGTTGTTATACCTCAAAATAAAAAAACTGCACTTTTAATAGGCAACGAAATCAGTGGCATTTCAGAAGATCTTTTAGAAATTTCACATCAAATTGTCCACATCAATATGTTTGGAAAAAACAGCAGCATGAATGTAGTTCAGGCAGCAAGTATTGCTTTATACGAGATTACTTCTTTATAA
- a CDS encoding DUF4159 domain-containing protein: protein MKKLLLLFLLVSLPSFSQEIALLKYSGGGDWYANPTSLPNLIRFCNSNINTRIKTKPSTVELSNPDLLSYPFVHMTGHGNVVFSDSDITNLRNYLNGGGFLHIDDNYGMDQYIRKEIKKIFPNNDLVEIPANHAIFQKPFSFPNGLPKIHEHDGTRPQAFGVFVENKLVLLYTYECDLGDGWEDAEVHNDPANVREKALKMGANIINYIFTN from the coding sequence ATGAAAAAACTACTGCTTTTATTTTTATTAGTTTCTCTTCCATCCTTTTCTCAGGAAATCGCTTTATTAAAATACAGCGGCGGCGGTGACTGGTACGCCAATCCGACTTCGCTGCCAAATTTGATTCGTTTTTGCAATTCGAATATCAATACACGTATAAAAACAAAACCTTCAACAGTAGAACTAAGCAATCCTGATTTATTGTCCTACCCATTTGTACACATGACTGGACACGGAAATGTGGTTTTCAGCGATTCTGATATTACGAATCTGAGAAATTATTTAAACGGAGGCGGATTTCTTCACATCGACGATAATTATGGAATGGATCAATACATTCGAAAAGAAATTAAAAAAATATTTCCTAATAATGATTTAGTTGAAATTCCAGCCAACCACGCTATTTTTCAAAAGCCGTTTTCTTTCCCAAACGGACTTCCGAAAATACACGAACACGACGGAACACGTCCGCAGGCATTTGGAGTTTTTGTAGAAAATAAACTGGTTTTACTATATACTTACGAATGTGATTTAGGAGACGGCTGGGAAGATGCCGAAGTACACAACGATCCCGCAAATGTTCGCGAAAAAGCCTTAAAGATGGGTGCGAATATCATTAATTATATTTTTACCAATTAA
- a CDS encoding 16S rRNA (uracil(1498)-N(3))-methyltransferase, translated as MQLFFNPDIDETTQSFSFDKEESRHIIKVLRKKDSDILHVTNGKGILFETEITLASDNKCIVDVISITKSPEPKFRLHLAVAPTKMNDRFEWFLEKATEIGIQEITPIICDRSERKVVNLDRFEKIILSAMKQSNETFLPKLNEAVSFKEFIKQKNQGLQFIAHCEETDKKSLKETLKPNENVTLLIGPEGDFSEKEIKLAIENHYQPVTLGNTRLRTETAAVVACHSVVFFNETSN; from the coding sequence ATGCAGTTATTTTTTAATCCTGATATAGACGAAACAACCCAAAGTTTTTCTTTTGATAAAGAAGAAAGCCGACATATTATAAAAGTTTTGCGTAAAAAAGATTCGGATATACTGCATGTTACGAATGGGAAAGGTATATTGTTTGAAACCGAAATCACGTTGGCTTCAGACAATAAATGCATTGTAGATGTTATTTCGATTACCAAATCGCCCGAACCAAAATTTCGTTTGCATCTGGCAGTAGCACCAACCAAAATGAACGATCGTTTTGAATGGTTTTTAGAAAAAGCTACTGAAATTGGAATACAAGAAATCACGCCTATAATCTGCGACCGCTCTGAAAGAAAAGTGGTGAATTTAGACCGTTTTGAAAAAATTATTTTGTCTGCCATGAAACAATCAAATGAAACGTTTCTGCCTAAATTAAATGAAGCGGTTTCATTTAAAGAATTCATCAAACAAAAAAATCAAGGACTTCAATTTATTGCTCATTGCGAAGAAACAGACAAAAAATCTTTGAAGGAAACTTTAAAGCCAAATGAAAATGTGACATTGTTAATTGGCCCTGAAGGAGATTTCTCCGAAAAAGAAATAAAACTGGCAATAGAAAACCATTATCAGCCTGTAACTTTAGGAAATACACGTTTACGAACGGAAACTGCTGCTGTTGTGGCTTGTCATAGTGTGGTATTTTTTAATGAAACCTCAAACTAA
- the tsaD gene encoding tRNA (adenosine(37)-N6)-threonylcarbamoyltransferase complex transferase subunit TsaD, with protein MQNSEVFILAIESSCDDTAAAVLHNDKVLSNVVANQLIHNQYGGVVPELASRAHQQNIVPVIDAALKKANVQKEQLNAIAFTQGPGLMGSLLVGTSFSKSLSLALNIPLIAVNHMHAHILAHFIDEEGYDKPEFPFLALTISGGHTQIVKVNGFFDMEIIGETTDDAVGEAFDKSAKILGLPYPGGPLIDKYAKEGNPKAFAFTKPKVPGLDFSFSGLKTAILYFIQKNKQENPNFIEENLNDICASIQHTIIEILMDKIKLAVKETGIKQIAIGGGVSANSGIRNTLKESEGRYGWKTFIPKFEYTTDNAAMIGIVGYQKFLSNRFETSAVVSKARIKF; from the coding sequence ATGCAAAATTCAGAGGTTTTTATTTTAGCCATCGAAAGTTCGTGCGATGATACTGCTGCTGCAGTTTTACATAACGATAAAGTACTCTCAAATGTTGTGGCCAATCAGTTAATTCACAATCAATATGGCGGTGTGGTTCCAGAATTAGCTTCGAGAGCCCATCAGCAAAATATAGTTCCCGTAATCGATGCTGCCCTTAAGAAGGCAAATGTACAAAAAGAACAGCTAAACGCCATTGCCTTTACACAAGGTCCGGGTTTAATGGGGTCTTTACTAGTGGGAACTTCTTTCAGCAAATCATTATCATTAGCCTTAAATATTCCGTTAATTGCTGTAAATCACATGCATGCTCATATTCTGGCTCATTTTATTGATGAAGAAGGATATGACAAACCTGAGTTTCCATTTTTAGCATTAACTATCAGCGGCGGACATACACAAATCGTAAAAGTCAACGGTTTTTTTGATATGGAAATCATTGGCGAAACGACTGATGATGCCGTAGGAGAAGCTTTTGACAAAAGTGCCAAAATTTTAGGACTGCCTTATCCAGGCGGACCTTTAATTGATAAATATGCTAAAGAAGGAAATCCAAAAGCATTTGCTTTTACAAAACCTAAAGTTCCGGGATTGGATTTTAGTTTCTCTGGATTAAAAACGGCTATTTTATATTTCATTCAGAAAAACAAACAGGAAAATCCTAATTTCATAGAAGAAAACCTCAATGATATCTGCGCTTCTATTCAGCATACGATTATCGAAATTTTGATGGACAAAATAAAATTGGCTGTCAAAGAAACCGGAATCAAACAAATTGCGATTGGCGGTGGTGTTTCGGCCAACTCAGGAATTAGAAACACGCTGAAAGAAAGCGAAGGCAGATACGGCTGGAAAACTTTTATTCCGAAATTTGAATATACTACAGATAATGCTGCTATGATTGGAATTGTAGGCTATCAGAAATTTTTATCTAACCGTTTTGAAACGTCTGCTGTGGTTTCAAAAGCGAGAATTAAATTTTAA